The genomic DNA ATGACTCGAGTTAATAGCAACGTGTGCACATCACGTGGAAGAAGAGTCagaaatttctttttctttttttataataggttttagtttttgaaaatctATACTAAGATTTaccccgtggtgtaccacggtccatttcttttattttttgtttgttttataaatcaataatccCGAGcattttgaataaattaatttaaatatttataacaaatagatcaaaatttaagttatatttatgtgttagttttgtttagtgtaagaTTATATAGTTGTATTTGGTtgttaattataagatttaacCCACAGTTTACCgcaaaataatttgttctctacattatcataaattacttaatttaatatgtctaatattctaatattgataatgttagcaaaataataaaatgataaattatctgtataacaccaaattaatgataatttaatttatattcatattgatCCAAATCATTCGCACAATATAATTTCATTGCGTGTTATTTTagcttttaattataaatattcattatatattaaaataactcaaatgtaaaataatatatatctggaaatatttgtttggttacaaaaatcctaaaacgatttttaaaatatatatctgtttataaaaattcaaatcacatcatatgctgaaaaaaaatgtaaaatttaattaactttatgtattaaatagtaattcaaataattaaatataagattaaataaaagtgaaaggagaattctattttaatataatatattgctttaaattaggtagatagatcttaggaaattaatattatcaaataaggaaatgattgtgtttggttgtaaggattgtagagaatttagttaggacttgtttggatacaaagataagagagaatgtcacaaaaatgtacttaaaaatgttaagatagatacaAGTTATGTGCATAAGGTTCCACATAGATCATTTTCTAGCGTTAAGCAGAAGAAAAGAGGGAACGATTGACAATATATGCCATGGAGTTTACGAACCTCTACTTGGGTAACATGGTGAAATTGGATCAGATGTTGTATCTTACCAAGATTCCTGTTTCTTCCTATGAGATATCCAATGAACTTCTATGTATAGAGGTAAGATGGTTAAAGAACAAGAAGTATCGACTTCATATGGCTTTTAAAAGCATTAAGCAAATTACAATGCATTCAGcaaaaattttagtattttccGTCACTAAATCTCCTAAGATATTTGAAAAGGAGTACCCCGGAGAGGCTGCTGATTGGCTAAGATGTACCAATTTTACTCCACATTCTTGTATTGGTCAATCTTTTGCGTACTGTTTGCTGTTTCCTACGGAGTCCGATTTTCCTGATTAACTTAACTCAGTTTTCTTGCCAATCAGTCCGATTCCTGAAGTCGACATTGGATATTAGTTTGGTTAATTGGATATTCTCTTACACTTGCCAATCAGTccgatttttgtttgtttgtatttctttgttacaactcagaaaacaataaacagattttttttccaCTGATTAACTTAACacagttttcatttttcatcaTCAAGCTATAAACTACATTGATATCGGAATTGGAATTAGGTCATATCTCTCTTATAATAAAGACACTAGGATATAttccgtgcttaaagcacgggtcaacatttaaaaaaaaattataatataataattaaaattattgttttttaagttattttgtttgagataatatttatttaaaattgttatgtaaatctattagtctatttgaatactaattattttagaatattatagtattttatttttgatgtattattacagttttatattgtttgttgttatatttgcatcattattatgtgaaatataaaatagtaattttaatattataattgtgagtaaataaaaattattaatttattatttatataaatttagttttaccaacctgccaatgtggaaattaaaacacacatttcatacaatgaataatatatcttcgtttaaaaaaaaatcaaatcacaacatatacaaaaaaaatatgcattttaaattataagtattatatgaaaattccaaacaaggACTACCTGCCAATGTGCAATACATTTTGTTGTCACCTTACAGTCTTACAGTATCAATTAGGAACAACACCACAAgatattcattcattcatttgtTAACAAACCTTACATTATCAAAGCTATAACTATAACATTACAACTCTCATTCTATCTCCTCAATCACCACGCCACCGACTTTTCGGAATTCAtctgttttcttcatttttggaACCTCATTTAGCTCAACCACCGAGTTCTTCTCTGCCCTTAAAGACGATTCCAAAGCTTGCCATACTTCAGAACTCTGCTCATTAACCCAACACATCATAAAGAACACTTTCCTCTCTGCAAGCTTTAGTCTCTTCTTCATATCACGACCTGATGATGATTTTACTTCCAGTATTGCACAATGAATCAGCCTCTGGAGATCACAGAGCAAGCACACAATAGCTCCAGAGCCAAGAGAAAGCAAACAAATCACATCATCAACCAGGTTCAAACCGAACTTAAGACCACCACCAAGGTCTTTATAACCCGAAGAGCAAGTCTGTTCTAAGCAAAAGGACAACACTTCCTTAATAGTCTCAGGTTGTGAGTTCTGACCCAAAACAGATGAAACACTCAACACCATTGTAGCTGAACCTAACGAATCTGATTCCCACTCTCCATTGTAGATACGGAGAGTAAAGCAATAACTGTATACAATGTCAATCAAATGGATTGGTAACAGAGGAGATGGTTTCGTTGCGCTAAGCTTCCTTAGTGAGATCAAAGGTGTATCAGGCCCTCTTGGTACCTCACTCACAACTCTACCCTCTTCCTCCTCAACACACTGAACGAGTTGTGTACCTCCGCGTCCAAGAGAGATCGTTCGAGCTGAAGCACGTAACCACCAAGGCTCCCATGGTTCAATCATTTTACTTAATTCTCCAGACGCTAAAGCTCTTTGaaaaccttttctctctt from Camelina sativa cultivar DH55 chromosome 2, Cs, whole genome shotgun sequence includes the following:
- the LOC104741833 gene encoding zinc finger HIT domain-containing protein 2-like, with translation MPEKTIITTESSNSSPLNPSSTRIICHVCNKQFSQYTCPRCNFRYCSLPCYKSHSVQCTESFMRENVNDELKQVRSDDQTKTKMLEILKRFHEEEEEDGGIDSITDDDDDEGSILQEEIMKRIMNGDEVSLDDLSLEERKGFQRALASGELSKMIEPWEPWWLRASARTISLGRGGTQLVQCVEEEEGRVVSEVPRGPDTPLISLRKLSATKPSPLLPIHLIDIVYSYCFTLRIYNGEWESDSLGSATMVLSVSSVLGQNSQPETIKEVLSFCLEQTCSSGYKDLGGGLKFGLNLVDDVICLLSLGSGAIVCLLCDLQRLIHCAILEVKSSSGRDMKKRLKLAERKVFFMMCWVNEQSSEVWQALESSLRAEKNSVVELNEVPKMKKTDEFRKVGGVVIEEIE